The following DNA comes from Candidatus Cloacimonadota bacterium.
GAACATGACAATTTCGTGGAATTACCGCGGATATACCTCAAGGACAAGATCGATAACTATATGGTATTCAGAGTAAATGGACAAAGCATGGAGCCTCAGATCATGAATAACGACATCGTGGTGATCCAGAGAAAAGACGACTGGAGCAATACAGATAGCTCTGTTTGCGCTGTCAGATTGAACGATGGCATCACCCTGAAACGTATCCAGTTCGATCACCAGAGACAACAGGTACTACTCCATCCCTTCAATGCTGATTACCGTGTC
Coding sequences within:
- a CDS encoding S24 family peptidase, giving the protein EHDNFVELPRIYLKDKIDNYMVFRVNGQSMEPQIMNNDIVVIQRKDDWSNTDSSVCAVRLNDGITLKRIQFDHQRQQVLLHPFNADYRVQVVDSMQGDDISLIGTLVMQLRMG